The Toxoplasma gondii ME49 chromosome XI, whole genome shotgun sequence region GCCTTGCGTGGAGCTAGCACCTCACGACCATGAGACGCTCTTTGCAAGAAGCAGCGGCACATGGTGAACCACGACAAAAAGAGATGCGACTGAAGGGTGCGAATATGGGTATTCTGTTGCCTTGTGACCCTAGAGATGTTCGAACAGAGCATGCTTTTCTGCTTGCTCGTGCGGGTGGTGGAACGCGGTTCACTCGAGTGCCTCCTCCTTCGCGGATGATACAGAAAAGCTTCAGTCGGACTACAGAGGTTCCTTTTAACAAACGCAGGCGCGTGTCCCCTGCGTAATTATGTCACCAACACGGCGCCACTCAGAAGAATTAAGTGCCCCAAAGGCACTCAGGCCCATCGTAAAGAGCTGATTTTCGAAATGTTATGCTCGTAACTTTCGCCGTTAATGGTTGATTTTTGATTATGAAGTGATATCCCATTTGGACCATGTCAAGTGCAGGCGCTCAGTTCACTGCCTGTTTTTTCTTACATGCGTCATTTGCTTGTTGCCTCGTGCTCGGCAGCTGTCCCTGCGATGTGGGCACACCGCCATCCCTCAATTTCCGTATCAGTAGACGCGGAGTAGCGAGGGTAGATGTGCCCGTGCACTgcatctccctttcttgtCAGGCCGCTTCAATAGACGTATCATTCTCTGATCGGCAGGAAAGGCCGGACATCAGCGATTGACTtgcagcagaggagaaggaatgCGTACGTATGGGTGACTCAAAAACTACAACTGCGTCGTCAGAGGGCACCTAAAGTGCGGCCAAGGATGGTTGGAATTTGTACAGTTGGATGTTTCATAATTGTTCGTGAAGAGTGAAACATGCAGCAGAGGTGGCTGACAGAATTGGTATTTTACGTTCAGTGTCATTCAGCTGCTCCCTCGACTTCGTCTCATGCGCTCGGGTTCAGCTGCGTGTCAAAAGTTGAAAGACTACTCTTCCTTGCAACACTACGTTGTCCATTTCCTTTGTGGACTGCTTCTTTCCACTGTAGACTCCGCAAGTCCGTTTCGCTGTGGGGAACTCAGTCCCGCGACATCCAGCGTCAACTGAGACAGCCATGCCTACAGGATGGCTCCACTCGAGTTTCGGCAGAGATTGAAACTTCTCCCGATCCGGCGGGccaaacggagaaagaaaacaacttTTGGATCTTCCGGTTTTGGTGAATACGGAAGGGCTTCATGTATAGAGTGCATAGTCACATGCGAGCGGAGAGGAGTAATTCCTGCGGCCCGCGACTTTCCGCCGGACAAGCGAATACTGCATCTGCACACCGCGTGTTTGTGTAACTGTGTAACTGATCGTTGAGTCGGCAGCCGTCCTATGGCAGAGCCTTTTCAAAGATAAGACACGCGCAAGTGGTGCGGAAAAGATGTTCGAAATACTGAAGTTGAGATAACAGAGGAAACTGGAGAGTACCACCGAGACTCACAGAAGCATTTCTAGgcctttttcgtttctggcAACGACGCTGGAAGACATCGCATCCAACAGGAATTCAAGATTGAGCAATTTAAGCTATTCATGAAGGCGCATGAGTTGCACTGCCCTGAAGGGCACCGATACCCATTGGGGGCGAGCTTAAGATGCGTAAAAAAGCAAATCACTACAGACAGTCGCGTTCTGATTCATGATTATTTAGAATAGTGCCGTTCTGTTCCCTATTCTCAGCGCACGCATTCGTAGTGTGCTTAGCTACGAAAACACGATACATTTTTGGGGTGCACGGAATTCCGTGTGGCAACGTCAAGAATGAGAAGTGAGATGCGTAAACTTGTGAGGTGTTAGGAAAATCACGCTCGACTGCCTAGCATCCGATGAACGCGTGGGGAGAATCGCTGAGCAAGGAATGCGACTCCAATGAAACAGGCAAAAGCGGACACGGAATCCTGGACTCTGCTCTATGCTGATGTGACTAAGTCGTCTCACTTTTGGATTTTTCTTCGACTTGCCAGCGAAAAAAGCATTCGACCTTATTTTGTCTTTCAGAGGACTCGCGCGTGAGCCACGACGCATGGTCTGTCGTATACCGTCCTCAAACTCGTCACCACCTGACATAGCCGAGACCCAGTCAAAGCGCGTTTCCGATATTTGATGCACGGGACCAGCCTACCTACCACTGCAACAAGTTCTCTCGTTGCTGGCTTCCTTTGCCAGTATTTTTCTTcattccgtttttttctgtgcctCATTTTACTGCTTCTGCGGTGAGGAAAACAATCTAGCCGCAAACACGTGTTTTACTCCGAACATCGACACTCATCGTTGCACCATTTACACTTCCAGCTAACAATGATTTGGGATGCGGAGACGATATGGGTAAACTGTGACCTAATTCTCAGGTCCCGTAAAACATTAAACACTGGAAAGACACCGGAAACCTTAAGGAACATAATGATGATGGACCTGGAGGGGAAAGTGAGTGTTATCAGATGCCCCGTATTTACACGGAACTTGTACTACGATAACTTGCTGCAGTTCAAGCTCCATACGGACGATGACTGCGTTTCTATTGGTGCGAAGAtgcaaagggagaaaaaccaAAAAGAAACGTGCACCTCGCTTAGGACATTGAGTATACCCTGCAGACTCACGCTAATCTAAATACGTACTATACATAGTTCAGTAGGTCCATCTGCACACACGCGTGATCATACCTCTATCGACGTGTCAATGTAGTTCAGACTGAATGATTGACAGATGCAGACAACGGTTTCGAGGTTGGGATAGATGAACCCAGAAAGACTGGCATAAAACAGTTTCGGTTTTGTCATCGTGAAAACCTGTTGTATCTTGCTGACTGTTGCCAGCCGGGCGTATGAGGAAAGAGGCCCAGCTCTCCGACACACAGAAGTCTGAAGAAAGGTAAGGCAAAACGGGAAGCCTCTCTGACATGCCAGGATACTATCTGCTGTAAACTAATTTCAGAGGAAAGGGTTGTTTCTGTGGTGCCTTAGAGTGCAGCTTTGCTTCGCAGTGCATTTGAAAACTACCATGGTAGGTTTTTATAAGCTGTGCGTAGTTCGATGAAGTGCTTACTATCGATGACGCACGGAAAAATGCTCCTCGAAACAATTCCGTAGACatttcttggttttctccAACTCGTTCTCTGTTGTTCGATATCGTTTCACCCGATTCTATCCCTCATTGATTCAAATTCTGTGTATTTATGCGTCGGGCCCCCCActacctttttcttttcataTCACTACTGCTTTCTTTTCCCTGTATCGTTGCTTCTGCAGGCACGAGATTTCCTTCCTCCATGAATGTCTTGGAGTGTCTGGCTGCACCCAACATGCCACCAAATTCGGGCGAGAACCGGCGTTGAGCCCGGCGTGGGGCCGTCCCTCGGGCGGGCATCACCGCGCTATGTCCGCGTCGATTTCGGCAGCAGAATCgacgagcgaggagacacaaaacCATGAGGCTGGCAGTCGATGCACCAGGATTAGTTAAATTTGCATTTTCAGACATTTCCAAGCTTCACTTCCCCATCCGTGTCTCCGCTTCATCTTTTAGATATCTGAGAAGTGGATTTGCCGCAAGATGAATATCTGTACTGCATTTACCATTTCCGCGGTTATCCTAATTTCCGCGCTGACGGACACGTTCCAGTGTTACGTGGAGGGAATTGGCAGTGTGAATAACACAGTGACAACAACGGTTAATTCCGTCGGTGCCGCGGCGATGAATTCCAATGCGACATTGGATTTACAAAGCCTTGAGAAGAACGCCGAGGATCAGCGTCTAGTCCTCGATGGCCCGAAAAACCCGAGCCAGTACGGCAAGCACCTGTCTACAGCAACCACCTCATTCGAAAGCAGACCTTGTCTTGCACTGCGTCCAGGTCTTTTGTTACGGAAGAGCGTTTTGTTTAAGCCTCGACGTCTGAAGATGTGTGTTTAGCACTTCACCGCCTGCACCGGCGTTTTGAGCTGGCGATTCGGCGTGCAGTTGAATCGTGGCTTTCACCGGTTGtgctctcctgcttcttgtgTGGTCTTATGTCGTTTTACAGAGCCCTTAGCACCAGGAGACCACGGAAGGTGCTCAGCAGGTTGGCCAAGTCGAGAACTACGAAGGCGGCTGCTTTAGTCGCCAGTTTCGCTGGGCTAGTTATAGTCGCGATCAAGGTCTGGAAGTGCAGAAAACTGTGGCTAAAGGGCGGCAGTGGCACAAAAACTGAGGGAAACACTCGACGAAGACTggcggaagaagagccaACTGACGAGGAGTGTGTACGTCGGCTGTGCTCTGACCCGTTTAGCACCCTCGTACTACGCAGATAGCTTCCTTATATGTGGCACGAGCTTGTGTCGAGGATTAAAATGCGTATCGGTTATGTTCTGATACCTAGCTGAGCCACTGCGTGGCCGAGATGTTggaaagagggagacagagtcggagacGTCTGCTGTGGGTTCATGACATGTGGTGACGTTGCAGCAAAGAGCTGATAGACATTGGAGCACGCGTCAGAGGTCACCCGAAGCGCGACGTTGACCCTTCGCGTAGCAGAAATGATTTGCAGCGACGCGTCTGGGATACCTGGTGGATACATAAATACGATTGCGGATGGTGCAGGTGGGTGAAGAGTTGACATGCACGCTGCCAGCccgaaaaacaaagaggcCATCCACTCTGGGAGCAAGtcaaggaaacagaagcagacgaagacaagaGACGTGGCTCCGCGTACCCAGGCGAGCTGGAATTGCATGCCGGGTGTCCTAGAGATGGTTCGAAACTTCAGCCTGCACCGACCAGGGGGTACTACATAGGTTACATGGCAGAAATCTGTTTTCTGCCCAAGAGATATTCGCGTGCTCGCTTTACTGTTTTGACTCCTGATGGTCTCTGCCACTGCAGGCAGGCGGAGAGGCAAAAAACAATCGTGTTCATTCCGAAACAGCATCGCGGTGACCAGTGCTGCGCGCAAGGAGGGTGACGTGGCTGTGGAGCAATGCATGTTCACTACATATATCACAGCATGCTTTGTTCGGCATGACAACCCGTTTGGGGCACAAATGGGGGAAAAGGCTGTTGCTGGTGGCATGAACGCATGCGGTGGAGGGGCGTCGATTCTGACGGTGTCTACAGACAGCACTTGTAAGGAGCCTTGATAGCTGGAAAGCAAAGGGGAATATAGAGAACTCGTTGATTGCATATCATTGAGTGGTCGACATGAGAGAGGAAAATATGCGACGGAGAGAACCAAGGCAGCCGTCAGACATCTGCGAACTGGAAGGGCAGACATTTGCGGATGCTTTGCTTCTGACTGCGTATCTTCTTACAGCGTCTCACATCTGGAGAGAGGACGGGGCCATACACGGCGTAGGAGGCTGTCGCTCCGCCAACCACTTATCGCATGATGTGGGCGAGCGGTTCGTCTGCTCTCACCAGTTGCAGTCTGTATGCGTGATCTAGAGGCTGATCAAAAGAAAGGCTCACGTGCAAGAGCTGAACCCCCCATAGGGGCGTGACTGCGGGACGTTTTTAGCGCGTCTACTCTGCGAAGATGCAAGCAGAGATTTAGTCAGTTTTCCCTACAGTCCATGGCTACAGAGGAGCGCATCAGAGGTCCTCGTTCCACACCTCTGCTGGCACGTGATGGCCACGCCGAAGCGGAATACCTGACGCACTCATGCCGAACTGAAGGCATCCTACTTTATCGACGCCTGCCTGTTGCGCAGGTGGTGAGGCGCCTACATTTTCGGGGTCCACTTCAATGACGGAAGTTGATGCGCGTCATGCATCTTCCATTGGTGGGCCTCACCTGTTTGCTGGATGTCACGGCTGTGTGGTCTGTTGCTGGCTTTTTTACATGGCGTCTACCACAATGGAAGGGTTCGAAGTCTATCTTTTGTTTTGGACATGCCACAACAACGGCTGCGTTGCACATGCGACGATAGAAAGAGTGCGAAGAGGTAAGGGTTCATCGCTGGTATGGGATGAAACGCTGTCGGGTAGAGAGGCGGCGTCGGTGTGCCCGAAGACTGGAGATCAGTCGATGGTGCTGTGAATGGGGACAGGACGGGTCTGTGATTGTGCCTTCCAGAATGGTGATGTACGCAGTTTGCCACTTGGAAGGGGACGGATGCTGCCAAAAATCTGACTTGGGTCACAGTTTCGAGGGGACCGCCGGCGAAAGACACCAGTACACGACAGAGAGCGTCGTGGCAGGTGAAAGACGCCAGCTGCAGTGTGAGAGGGTGGATCAGTACAGCACCACGATTGTCTCCCAGAAGCAAATAATGGACAACGTTGCACAGGGTAGACGACAGTCTTGAACCACCCTCCATTCGCACTGCGTTTGAACCTGTGACACATTAGTTCACTATGTCCGCAGATGGGCGGAAACGATGAACGTTGTGAGAGAAGCTGGTACTGATCATGGCCTGGACAACCTCGATTGGCCTAGTCACGGAATCTATCTGGTGCCGGTTTGAATGACTTTAGCGGCGCCGTCACTTCGCCAGAGCATTTGCGCCTTTTGTTTCAACCTAAGATAGTGTCTGCCTATTGATAGTGGTGGTGAATGGTGACAAGATGATGTGTGTGTCTAGGCGGCAGCGGGAGGTCGGAAGAACCGAACGACACACAATGTGCTTTCAATGCGTTTCTATGTAGAGCATAGGGATTTGTGTCGGCAACACACATCTGACTATGCAGTGGTTGTCGTCAAGTGAACAAAACGGGCATCTTTTGTATGGAGCTACAGGCACAACAAGTAAAGAACCAGTGAAGTTAGGCATTCGAAGTGACAGGGAGAGTGAATAGGACAACACTTGCTgcgagaactggagaaggaaCCAAAATGCACGTGCCTTCAGTGGGTGGAAGGAGATAAGGCGCAACAATGCGTAGACCGCCAGTTGTGGGGCGACAGGTGAGTGGTCGGAGGCGGTGTCTCGCTCCAGTTGCTTGCAGTCGGTCGAAGACTTCTATCAAGAGCGAACTTAGCCAGTCAACTAGAACAGTACAGGGCGAAGTTGCGCATGACAACCGCTACGTGGCAGCGATCTCTCTGTTATCTTTTCCGAGGTGGAGGGGCGCTGACTACTCCGTCAATGGACGAACTACATGCTTGGAGGGAGGTGTGGGTTATGCTTGcgcttatatatatatatatatatatatatacatatatgtatatatgcgtatagCCGTGAGAGGAGGGACtggcgaggagagggaaatGGTCTGTCGTTACTATGGATGGTGATATTGGAAACGGCATCGAATTGCGAAGCAGATGGTGAACGGTAGTCAACCGAAGGACAGTGTCTTGCAAGTGGAAGCGACGATATATGTCGATGCGTTCTCCAACAAAAGGTGCGAAAGGGGCGGGGGGGGAGAGCGAATGTGACACATTCTACGCAGCTGTGCGAAAAATAAAAGGGTTGGTGATTAAATaaggaagcagacacaaGACGGTGGACCGAAATGCGGTGAACGGGTGACCGGGACGTCAGTAATGTCTATCTTTTGGATAATCAGGGCAACGATGTACGGAGCATCTGAAGATAGTTGTGCGGACGACACGGGAGTCGTCCAGCAGCAATTGTGACTCGGAAGCGAATGATGCGGGTTGTATTGAGTGCGTGCTGAAGGGAGCAAAGCACCAGTTGGGAGACGACCGGAGCGACGTGGAAGCGGGTCCGAACTCGACATGTTTGCGCTTGCCATCGCGAAGACGCCAGGTCTTCCGCCTCTGCAGGAGAATACCAGCGGACGACAGTGAAGGACAGAGGCATCCGAAATCAAGTTGTCACTTCCGGTGGGTTCGAGTCTCTGGTGCGGTGGTTCAGCAGGAAACTCTGGTACGCTACCCGTGGAGGGACAGACGCGAGGAGGGTCGTACTGAGATTGGCGGCGTGCGGCGGACGAGCAGAGTCAGGAAATAACTTTGTAATTGGCCTCTGGTGTGGCGGTGGAACTGCTGCGGAATCGTGAAGCATCCACGATGGGCGTGAGACTGCATGAATAGCGTGACGTGTGAATGACAGTCGTGGGGAATGGCGAGGCAGATCAACTCTGCACGGGGGACAGCGGCTTTGTCGCTATGTAGGGAAACAGGCGCGGAATGAGTCAGGCCCGTTAAGGACGAAGCCATAAAGACGGGACGAATGCGAGGATGATGAGGACGAGGTAATGCAGTACCTGTCATCGAACGGGAGCGACGACGTGGAGGGGGCACTGCGCGCGACACTAGCCACAGCAGCGCCACTGTGTGGCATGGGTCTGAACGGCGGCGAGGGTGGACTATGAGAGTATATGGGGAGCATGCGCATCTCGTGAATCCACATGATGTGAAGGTCTCGCAGGTGGCAGTGGCTGTAAATGACGACACGAGCTCGTGTACAACTGCGTATGTTGCTGGGGCGGAGAGCGAAGGTGCCGCACGCTGCTGGGTGGTGTGCAGGTGAGAGGCGTTGACAATTAGACAGGAAGGTGGACCTGCGGCAGTGGACGGCACTGTTGTTCACGCCGTGGGCCGCATTCGTCATTACTGGCGTTTGGCAAAGTGGACGGTGGTGGTGTCTGTGCCACCGGTGATCAGGGCGGCGAGGTACGGAATGCTTAGAGCTGCCATAAGCGATTTGCAAGAGAGGTGGAACGCATTCGAGTCTTAGTCAGGAATGGTGTTAGGGGTGATGAGAGCGAGACAGTGGTAGACCGAGCGAAGCGCATAGTTGCGACGCGGCAGTCGTGACATGATAACAGGGCCGTGATCAACACATTTGCGCTTGGCTTCACGATGTCACCACGGCTACAGTCTCTGTCGTTGAATACTAGCAGACGTGGCGCAGAGGCCAGAGGGGTGCAACATACATTTGCCACCAGTGCTGTGTGCGAATCGATGGATCGATGCTTATGCAGGATCTGCTAGTACGAAAGCACCCGATCGATTGGCTGGAGGCCAGCATTGATAGTTGCGAGGGGGGGACCGAGCAGCAGAGCGGAGGGATACTCTCTTCACGGATTGCAACGGTGACGGGGGAGACGATGCGGGAGTATGAAGCCACGAGAGATGACTGGCGAGTGAGAATCACGGTAAACGGTGAGTAGGGTAGACTCTGTGCAGAGGTTGGGACAGGCTAGGTGACCAGTATACAAACCACGATGCAttgaagagaaggacaatGTTCTGCACGCTGAGGTAAACGAGTTGTGCTTTTGTTGAAACATTCAGCCTCAAATGACGCGGTGCTACTAACGTAGAGAAAAGCTGATGAGTACATAGGAAGGTAGGCACATGATGGAGGACGCGATCGAGGACTGCAATGTTGTGAACGGGTCCACGGGCCGGGTTGCTGTATGTATAAGTATTCAGACGGATGAATGATGAAGCAGGCGGAGGTGGCTTTTGCGGCAAGTGGGGAGATCTGAGGGCATTCATTTCTTCATAGAAGCAGCTAAGGATGGCGATAACGGATCTAGGGCGGAAGGGGCGAAGTAACAGTTTCGAGACAGTCGGCACGACTTGGAAGCGGGTTTGCGGTCGCCACTATTGCGCTTGCCTTCTCGATGTCACCACGGCTACAGTCTCTGTAGTGGAATACTAGCAGACGTGGCGCAGAGGCCAGAGGGGTGCAACATACATTTGCCACCAGTGCTGTGTGCGAATCGATGGATCGATGCTTATGCAGGATCTGCTAGTACGAAAGCAACCGATCGATTGGCTGGCGGCCAGCATTGATAGTTGCGAGGGGGGGACCGAGCAGCAGAGCGGAGGGATACTCTCTTCACGGATTGCTATGGTGACGGGGGAGACGATGCGGGAGTACGAAGCCACGAGAGATGACTGGCGAATGAGAATCACGGTAAACGGTGAGTAGGGTAGACTCTGTGCAGAGGTTGGGACAGGCTAGGTGACCAGTATACAAACCACGATGCAttgaagagaaggacaatGTTCTGCACGCTGAGGTAAACGAGTTGTGCTTTTGTTGAAACATTCAGCCTCAAATGACGCGGTGCTACTAACGTAGAGAAAAGCTGATGAGTACATAGGAAGGTAGGCACATGATGGAGGACGCGATCGAGGACTGCAATGTTGTGAACGGGTCCACGGGCCGGGTTGCTGTATGTATAAGTATTCAGACGGATGAATGATGAAGCAGGCGGAGGTGGCTTTTGCGGCAAGTGGGGAGATCTGAGGGCATTCATTTCTTCATAGAAGCAGCTAAGGATGGCGATAACGGATCTAGGGCGGAAGGGGCGAAGTAACAGTTTCGAGACAGTCGGCACGACTTGGAAGCGGGTTTGCGGTCGCCACTATTGCGCTTGCCTTCTCGATGTCACCACGGCTACAGTCTCTGTAGTGGAATACTAGCAGACGTGGCGCAGAGGCCAGAGGGGTGCAACATACATTTGCCACCAGTGCTGTGTGCGAATCGATGGATCGATGCTTGTGCAGGAGCTGCTAGTACGAAAGCAACCGATCGATTGGCTGGAGGCCAGCATTGATAGTTGCGAGGG contains the following coding sequences:
- a CDS encoding hypothetical protein (encoded by transcript TGME49_306880), with protein sequence MIWDAETIWVNCDLILRSRKTLNTGKTPETLRNIMMMDLEGKVSVIRCPVFTRNLYYDNLLQFKLHTDDDCVSIAGRMRKEAQLSDTQKSEERHEISFLHECLGVSGCTQHATKFGREPALSPAWGRPSGGHHRAMSASISAAESTSEETQNHEAGSRCTRIS
- a CDS encoding hypothetical protein (encoded by transcript TGME49_306870~Signal peptide predicted by SignalP 2.0 HMM (probability 0.896) with cleavage site probability 0.408 at residue 19~Predicted trans-membrane domain (TMHMM2.0):100-118): MNICTAFTISAVILISALTDTFQCYVEGIGSVNNTVTTTVNSVGAAAMNSNATLDLQSLEKNAEDQRLVLDGPKNPSQALSTRRPRKVLSRLAKSRTTKAAALVASFAGLVIVAIKVWKCRKLWLKGGSGTKTEGNTRRRLAEEEPTDEECVRRLCSDPFSTLVLRR